A part of Cannabis sativa cultivar Pink pepper isolate KNU-18-1 chromosome 6, ASM2916894v1, whole genome shotgun sequence genomic DNA contains:
- the LOC115694926 gene encoding uncharacterized protein LOC115694926, with protein MNKRSWLVNGVLLNLKHPWLIEGEVRMSDFKVAHFWVEFHGLPTRCLSETNAPILTKKVGQLVKTNGKRKEEIVRVDYLRCWIDVWISHPIPTGFFLKANPESWIQFKYEKLPFLCFNCGKLVHANKECTEPTVWVNPARLDLL; from the coding sequence ATGAACAAAAGATCGTGGCTGGTTAATGGTGTGCTGCTGAATCTCAAACATCCTTGGCTGATTGAAGGGGAGGTGCGTATGTCAGATTTTAAAGTGGCTCATTTCTGGGTTGAGTTTCACGGTCTGCCTACTCGGTGTCTCTCTGAAACAAATGCCCCTATTCTCACCAAGAAGGTTGGTCAGCTTGTCAAAACTAACGGGAAGAGGAAGGAGGAGATTGTGAGGGTTGATTATCTCAGATGTTGGATTGATGTGTGGATTAGTCATCCTATCCCTACTGGGTTTTTCCTCAAAGCAAACCCTGAATCCTGGATTCAGTTTAAGTATGAAAAACTGCCTTTCTTATGTTTTAATTGTGGTAAATTAGTCCATGCAAACAAAGAATGCACTGAACCCACGGTATGGGTTAACCCTGCGCGGTTGGACCTACTGTGA